In Blastopirellula sp. J2-11, a single genomic region encodes these proteins:
- a CDS encoding sulfatase, with protein MLFRALFACLAFVAFFASPLLAAQDRPNIILVMADDQGWGDVGYNHAAPILTPNLDKAAAEGVRFDRFYAAAPVCSPTRCSVLTGRNPNRSAVYAWGWPIRPQEITLAERLQVAGYATSHFGKWHLGSVRTDSPVNPGKCGFDHWISAPNFYDNDPILCDQGRAIQYHGESSDVTADLAIDWIREQAKREKPFFSVVWFGSPHNPHIAADADRELYKDEPAKFRDYYGEVTGIDRAYGKIRNTLKELGISDNTILWYCSDNGADKAKGSAGLFREKKGSIYEGGLLVPGILDWPVRFPAPQTTSLRATTCDIFPTVLAAAGLSPDEERPLDGINLLPLLTAKTEARPQPIGFWQTANGGMPVRSDAMMQELLNKQAAGGDLPVEEVSIHAADLPQPPVSTDTFPGHASLISGDWKLHRIENKKGAVRFELYDLAADPYEKQNVLKQYPDVAEQLTKLQHDWQLSVVNSLNGADYSLPNGPTVQP; from the coding sequence ATGCTATTCCGTGCTCTCTTCGCTTGCCTGGCCTTTGTTGCGTTTTTCGCGTCGCCGCTATTGGCGGCCCAGGATCGCCCCAACATCATTTTGGTGATGGCCGACGATCAGGGGTGGGGAGACGTCGGCTATAACCATGCGGCGCCGATCTTGACGCCGAATCTGGACAAAGCGGCTGCCGAGGGGGTTCGCTTCGATCGGTTTTACGCCGCGGCTCCGGTTTGCTCGCCGACACGCTGCAGCGTGTTGACCGGCCGCAATCCAAATCGTTCGGCGGTCTATGCTTGGGGGTGGCCGATTCGTCCGCAAGAGATCACCTTGGCCGAGCGGCTGCAAGTCGCAGGCTACGCAACGTCGCACTTTGGCAAATGGCACCTCGGTTCGGTACGCACTGACAGCCCGGTCAATCCGGGCAAGTGCGGTTTCGATCACTGGATCAGCGCTCCCAATTTTTATGACAACGATCCGATCTTGTGCGACCAGGGTCGTGCGATTCAGTATCACGGCGAAAGCTCGGACGTGACCGCTGACCTGGCGATCGATTGGATTCGCGAGCAGGCGAAAAGGGAGAAGCCGTTCTTTTCGGTCGTGTGGTTTGGTTCGCCGCATAACCCGCATATCGCCGCGGACGCCGATCGCGAACTGTACAAAGATGAGCCTGCCAAGTTTCGTGATTACTACGGCGAAGTGACCGGTATCGATCGGGCGTACGGCAAGATCCGCAATACGCTGAAAGAGTTGGGAATCTCTGACAACACGATTCTGTGGTACTGCAGCGACAATGGCGCCGACAAGGCGAAAGGCTCGGCCGGCCTCTTTCGCGAGAAGAAGGGTTCGATCTACGAAGGCGGTTTGCTCGTGCCGGGCATTCTCGATTGGCCGGTTCGCTTTCCGGCGCCGCAGACGACATCGCTGCGAGCGACCACCTGCGACATCTTTCCGACGGTGCTGGCTGCCGCCGGACTGTCGCCAGATGAGGAACGTCCGCTGGATGGGATCAACCTGCTGCCGCTGCTGACGGCGAAGACCGAAGCACGACCGCAACCGATCGGATTTTGGCAGACAGCCAACGGTGGAATGCCGGTTCGTTCCGATGCGATGATGCAAGAGCTATTGAACAAGCAAGCGGCTGGCGGCGATTTGCCGGTGGAAGAAGTGAGTATTCATGCGGCTGACCTGCCGCAACCGCCGGTCTCAACTGATACCTTTCCGGGACACGCGTCGCTGATCAGCGGCGATTGGAAACTGCATCGCATTGAGAATAAGAAAGGAGCGGTTCGTTTCGAGTTGTACGATTTGGCCGCCGATCCGTATGAGAAGCAAAACGTACTGAAGCAGTATCCAGACGTAGCCGAGCAGCTGACGAAGCTGCAACACGATTGGCAACTTTCGGTCGTCAACAGCTTGAACGGCGCTGATTATTCGTTGCCTAATGGGCCAACTGTCCAGCCGTGA
- a CDS encoding PVC-type heme-binding CxxCH protein → MKLFAPILALALSTLALPSFVRAENDVPEPETPQVAPASDEGKNAMSGFQMPAGFQVELFAAEPRIANPVAFCFDPTGRVFVAETFRQSKGVEDNRGHNYWLHDDLAAQSVEDRRAYILKHHPEAKESYTKHDDRIRLIEDRDGDHRADHDSVFADHFNDIVEGTGAGVLWLNGDLFYTNIPNLWKLRDTDNDGVADQRKALYTGFGVRYAFRGHDMHGLVVGNDGKVYFSIGDRGYNVRTNAGVLKDPGSGAVFRCNPDGTELEVFYTGLRNPQELTFDDYGNLFTGDNNSDSGDAARWIYLVEGGNSGWNMAFQYLSDRGPWNREKLWHPFHEGQAAYLNPPIRNFGDGPSGLAYYPGVGLGEKFRGTFFLCDFRGGPANSGVRSFTLKNKGATYEMVDHQLAIWHILATDVDFGPDGAIYVSDWVDGWNGLNKGRLYRFFDPKEIDQPIVKEMQKLLAAGFTDKATDELGKLLAHPDRRVRQGAQFELANRDALDVFNQVATSSDNQLARLHAIWGIGQIADKLRDVRERAEPAKALSETMVKDADPEVRAQAAKVLGDLEVPESLVALLDDENPRVKYFALVGVSKGNHFGDTRPMFERIVEILAENDDQDPVLRHGAVLALAATRNVQQIGDLSKHDSVAVRRAAVVALRRLHSPSIVRFLGDGNESVVLEAARAIHDLPMEAAMPQLAGLIHRGLKDNALLRRVLNANFRLGDAETAAALAEYAADSNAPEAMRLEALAMLQDWAEPSPLDRVLNFHRPLESRDAEVAKAALVTQLPGLLAGTEKVRNAAAQLAAKSGIQEVAPVLIALMNDAEQTPQTRADALTAAVALNANNKSVVLDALSSDVPEVRAAARSLLEKVAPDQAIAKLAGGAKAGTKVERQQALASLAETKLDGSAAAIADQVAALLAGEVPVDTQLDVLQAAEAKRDDKAVGELLGKYEATLDASDPLAMYRPALAGGDAEKGRKIFFEKTEVSCVRCHRAQGTGGRVGPELDKIGAEKKPEYLLEAIVRPNAKIAKGFESVMVLTVDGQTLSGVLKEETDDALSLVNAEGNLLTILQDDIDVRKAANSPMPEDIYKHLSRQEIRDLVAFLANLKKGAKGAGHE, encoded by the coding sequence GTGAAGCTATTTGCACCGATTCTCGCGCTGGCGCTGTCGACGCTAGCGCTCCCTTCTTTCGTTCGTGCCGAAAACGATGTTCCCGAACCGGAGACGCCGCAAGTTGCGCCCGCCTCGGACGAAGGGAAGAACGCGATGTCGGGCTTCCAGATGCCTGCAGGCTTCCAGGTCGAGCTGTTCGCCGCCGAACCGCGGATCGCGAATCCGGTTGCATTTTGCTTTGATCCGACGGGACGCGTGTTTGTCGCTGAGACATTTCGGCAAAGCAAAGGGGTCGAAGACAATCGCGGACACAACTATTGGCTCCATGATGATCTGGCGGCGCAATCGGTCGAAGATCGCCGCGCCTACATCCTCAAACACCATCCCGAAGCGAAAGAGTCCTACACCAAACATGACGATCGCATTCGTCTGATCGAAGATCGCGACGGCGATCACCGGGCCGATCACGATTCGGTCTTCGCCGATCACTTCAACGATATCGTCGAAGGAACCGGCGCCGGCGTACTGTGGCTGAACGGCGATCTCTTTTACACGAACATTCCCAATCTCTGGAAGCTGCGCGATACCGACAACGACGGCGTCGCCGACCAGCGCAAGGCGCTTTATACCGGCTTCGGCGTGCGGTACGCGTTTCGTGGACATGACATGCACGGACTGGTCGTTGGCAACGACGGCAAGGTTTATTTCAGCATCGGCGATCGCGGCTACAACGTCCGCACCAACGCCGGCGTACTGAAAGATCCCGGTAGCGGCGCCGTGTTTCGTTGCAATCCGGATGGAACGGAATTGGAAGTCTTTTATACGGGGCTGCGAAATCCGCAAGAGCTGACGTTTGACGACTACGGCAATCTGTTCACCGGGGACAACAACTCGGACAGCGGCGATGCAGCGCGGTGGATCTATCTGGTCGAAGGGGGAAACAGCGGTTGGAATATGGCTTTCCAATATCTCAGCGATCGCGGACCTTGGAATCGCGAAAAGCTATGGCACCCCTTTCACGAAGGCCAGGCCGCATATCTGAATCCGCCGATTCGCAACTTTGGCGACGGGCCGAGCGGCCTGGCGTATTATCCCGGCGTCGGCCTCGGAGAAAAGTTTCGTGGGACCTTTTTCCTCTGCGACTTTCGCGGCGGTCCCGCCAATAGCGGCGTCCGTTCTTTTACGCTGAAAAACAAAGGCGCCACCTACGAAATGGTGGACCACCAACTGGCGATTTGGCACATTCTGGCGACCGACGTCGATTTTGGCCCCGATGGAGCCATCTATGTCAGCGACTGGGTCGACGGTTGGAACGGGCTCAACAAAGGGCGACTCTATCGCTTCTTCGATCCGAAAGAAATCGATCAGCCGATCGTCAAAGAGATGCAAAAACTGCTGGCCGCCGGGTTCACCGACAAAGCGACGGACGAACTTGGCAAGCTGCTGGCCCACCCCGATCGACGCGTTCGCCAAGGGGCTCAGTTTGAACTGGCTAATCGTGATGCATTAGACGTCTTCAACCAAGTTGCGACCAGCAGCGACAACCAATTGGCTCGCTTGCACGCGATCTGGGGCATTGGACAAATCGCCGACAAGCTGCGCGACGTTCGCGAACGGGCCGAGCCTGCCAAAGCGCTCAGCGAAACGATGGTGAAGGACGCCGATCCCGAAGTTCGCGCCCAAGCGGCCAAAGTCCTGGGCGATCTCGAAGTTCCGGAATCGCTCGTCGCGCTGCTTGACGACGAGAACCCGCGGGTGAAATACTTCGCCCTTGTCGGCGTTTCCAAGGGAAATCATTTTGGCGACACGCGGCCGATGTTCGAGCGGATCGTCGAGATCCTCGCCGAAAACGACGATCAGGACCCCGTCTTGCGACATGGCGCCGTGCTGGCCTTGGCAGCTACGCGAAACGTCCAGCAGATCGGCGATCTGTCAAAACATGACTCGGTCGCGGTTCGTCGCGCCGCGGTCGTGGCGCTGCGACGACTGCATAGTCCGTCGATCGTCCGGTTTTTGGGAGATGGAAATGAGTCGGTTGTTCTGGAAGCGGCTCGTGCGATTCATGATTTGCCGATGGAAGCCGCGATGCCGCAACTTGCCGGCCTGATCCATCGCGGGCTAAAAGACAACGCTTTATTACGCCGCGTCCTGAATGCAAACTTTCGACTAGGTGACGCCGAGACAGCCGCCGCCTTGGCCGAATACGCCGCTGATTCCAACGCGCCGGAAGCGATGCGGTTAGAAGCGCTCGCGATGCTGCAAGACTGGGCCGAACCGTCGCCGCTGGATCGCGTGCTGAACTTCCATCGTCCGCTGGAGAGCCGCGACGCCGAAGTAGCGAAAGCCGCGCTGGTCACCCAATTGCCGGGTCTGCTGGCCGGTACCGAGAAAGTTCGCAACGCCGCCGCGCAATTGGCCGCCAAGTCTGGTATTCAAGAGGTCGCACCGGTTTTGATCGCGTTGATGAATGACGCGGAGCAAACTCCGCAAACTCGGGCCGATGCGCTGACCGCTGCAGTCGCACTGAACGCTAACAACAAGTCGGTCGTGCTTGACGCGCTTTCGTCCGATGTGCCTGAGGTTCGCGCCGCCGCCCGTTCGTTGCTGGAGAAGGTCGCTCCTGACCAGGCGATCGCCAAGTTGGCAGGCGGAGCGAAAGCCGGCACGAAGGTTGAACGCCAGCAGGCGCTTGCTTCGCTGGCCGAGACCAAATTGGATGGCTCCGCCGCAGCGATAGCCGATCAAGTCGCCGCGTTGTTAGCCGGAGAAGTGCCGGTCGATACGCAACTGGACGTGCTGCAAGCCGCCGAAGCGAAACGAGACGACAAAGCGGTAGGTGAGTTGCTAGGCAAGTACGAAGCGACGCTCGACGCATCCGATCCGCTGGCGATGTATCGACCGGCTTTGGCGGGCGGCGATGCCGAGAAGGGACGTAAGATCTTCTTTGAAAAGACGGAAGTCTCGTGCGTCCGTTGTCACCGTGCTCAAGGAACCGGCGGTCGCGTCGGTCCAGAACTCGACAAGATCGGCGCCGAAAAAAAGCCGGAGTATCTGCTGGAAGCGATCGTCCGCCCGAACGCGAAAATCGCGAAAGGATTCGAGTCGGTCATGGTCCTGACGGTCGACGGACAGACGCTCTCCGGCGTGTTGAAAGAAGAGACCGACGACGCGCTCAGTCTGGTCAACGCCGAAGGGAATTTGCTGACAATTTTGCAGGATGACATTGATGTTCGCAAAGCGGCGAACTCGCCGATGCCGGAAGATATCTACAAACATCTTTCGCGACAGGAAATCCGCGACCTGGTCGCCTTCCTGGCGAACCTTAAGAAGGGCGCAAAGGGCGCCGGGCACGAGTAG
- a CDS encoding nucleotide pyrophosphohydrolase, giving the protein MTDEAPSLNTLIDRLTTDDQTSVAAIKQMISQFVAERDWRQFHAPKNISMALAVEAAELMEHFQWLTVEASREVESDPAKMTAIGEELADILCYGLALANELNIDVAAAMSDKMRKNIRKYPKDEYQGRYGKDDPGRRD; this is encoded by the coding sequence ATGACTGACGAAGCGCCGTCGCTGAATACGCTGATCGATCGTCTGACGACCGACGACCAAACCTCGGTCGCCGCGATCAAGCAAATGATTTCGCAGTTTGTCGCCGAACGGGACTGGCGGCAATTTCACGCTCCCAAAAATATCAGCATGGCGCTGGCGGTCGAAGCGGCCGAACTGATGGAACATTTCCAGTGGCTTACGGTCGAAGCGTCGCGGGAAGTAGAGTCCGACCCCGCCAAGATGACCGCCATCGGCGAAGAATTGGCCGATATCTTATGCTACGGGCTCGCATTGGCCAACGAGCTGAATATTGATGTCGCGGCGGCGATGAGCGACAAAATGCGGAAAAACATCCGCAAATACCCCAAAGACGAATATCAAGGGCGGTACGGCAAAGACGATCCAGGGCGCCGCGACTAG
- a CDS encoding helix-turn-helix domain-containing protein, producing MSSLDAILSQRDSLSMGVDSWEMYCQTPNWQRERMMAVNHFHDPGGQFEIAEVLLSEAIDDGDPGGMKLLSLLLNSGAKHPLELDMGLGKYHRPNRPGSIVFVSDQLPSEIKGVGPFHSIAWYIRPEVLQRRASRILGREAPAMDVLHSKSFRDDAIEVLLKRLLHQFESQPAAGARMTADDLVDDLIRRLLVLTENQLPEPLGPKERLRPASIQRTLEYLHANFAQEVSRDDLAQAAGVDPCHFTRLFRQTMELTPSRYLLQVRIDHAKYLLRYGNPDLTLDQIAAQCGFYNQSHMGREFRRQVGTTPNLYRVYS from the coding sequence ATGAGTTCTCTGGACGCCATCCTATCCCAACGTGATTCTCTTTCGATGGGGGTCGATTCATGGGAGATGTATTGCCAGACGCCCAACTGGCAGCGTGAGCGGATGATGGCCGTGAATCACTTTCATGACCCCGGCGGGCAATTTGAAATTGCCGAAGTGCTGTTGTCCGAGGCGATCGATGACGGCGATCCCGGCGGGATGAAGCTTTTGTCGTTGTTGTTGAACAGCGGTGCAAAGCATCCCCTAGAATTGGATATGGGGTTGGGAAAATATCATCGTCCCAATCGACCAGGCAGCATCGTTTTCGTGAGCGATCAACTTCCGTCCGAGATTAAAGGAGTAGGTCCCTTTCACTCGATCGCTTGGTATATTCGGCCCGAAGTTCTGCAGCGGCGGGCCAGTCGCATCTTGGGACGCGAAGCCCCTGCGATGGACGTTTTGCACTCAAAATCGTTCCGAGACGATGCGATTGAAGTGCTGCTTAAGCGACTACTTCACCAGTTTGAGAGTCAGCCCGCGGCAGGCGCCAGGATGACCGCTGACGATCTGGTCGACGATCTCATTCGCCGCTTGTTAGTTCTTACTGAAAATCAGTTGCCGGAGCCGCTCGGACCGAAAGAACGCCTGCGACCGGCGTCGATCCAACGTACGCTGGAATATCTGCACGCAAATTTCGCCCAAGAAGTTTCGCGCGACGATCTTGCCCAAGCAGCCGGCGTTGATCCCTGTCACTTCACGCGTTTGTTTCGTCAAACCATGGAACTGACCCCTTCTCGTTATCTCTTGCAGGTGCGCATTGATCACGCGAAGTACCTGCTGCGGTATGGGAACCCGGATCTGACGCTTGACCAAATCGCCGCGCAATGCGGCTTCTATAACCAATCGCACATGGGGCGAGAGTTTCGTCGTCAGGTGGGGACAACTCCTAACCTGTACCGGGTTTATTCTTAG
- a CDS encoding discoidin domain-containing protein encodes MKRTSLALLLVCLIITSAQAQTAPKPIKALLVTGGCCHDYDNQKNLIKIGLEERALMEVTVVHQGGSTTDTKIPLYQDPDWAKGYDIILHDECFAGVNDPAWTARVLKPHQEGVPGVVIHCAMHCYRDKTDQWFKFCGVTSHGHGAQYPHEVLNVDAEHPIMEGFGAAWANPQGELYHIAKLWPDAHSLGVAKNQDNGKAETCVWVNQYGDTRVFGTTLGHHNETVSADKFLDLLTRGALWACDKLNADYLKPEMPKLVPVNLAQGKPTTASSEETGKSNFKQLAVDGDPATRWCAGNGSAPQWLIVDLETPQSIHGCKIDWESDQTIYRYTVDVSSDQNVWKTVVDRSQNDGDRNHQFDFAADDVRYVRVQYLGSNTGGWGSVRELSVFGDQWTTIDPVADADSADAELLAKVKVPEEFDVTLFAAPPAVTYPVYVAAAPDGVVYVSVDKNGSLDRKLNRGAIYRLRDIDGDGRADESKLFVSDVDSPRGLVWDRDRLYVMHPPHLSAFIDHDGDGVADEEKVLVKNIAFDFKDRPADHTSNGVTLGIDGWLYLAIGDFGFMEAEGADGTKLQFRYGGVIRVRPDGSGLQVYSRGTRNILEVALDPRLNGFTRDNTNDGGGWDIRLHHFSGHETHGYPRLYMNFGDEIVQPLADYGGGSGCGALYLSEPGFPGEYGDAIYTADWGRSMIYRHLPKASGATFTADQEEFIKLPRVTDLDVDAQGNIYATSWDGATFTYNGEHVGSLIRVTPKGYQAKPVPDFLTATAEELVKLIADSASHRIRLAAQRELLARNVDDASVAALTKLVENKSAPLDNRVAAIFTLKQWLGQKSHAILARVAADESMRAFAIRALTDRWDQQTEIPVNLLLESLSSSDARTQLEAIVGLTRLGDVKNGAAITAYLDHQDPIIAHTAVQALIKLQAAGAALAVIDNPQASSAQRTGAIRVVQSLHDADVVTALIERLAKEQDAARRSDLLIALCRLYNHEGKWTGQSWGTRPDTRGPYYQPEPWSESPRIAAALKNQLESLSPTDAEFLLKQLARHRVDLDGSLQLVLTRAAADAQFIPAAVTKIAAGDSLPSEAIPLLEKVVADETAEAAVKSAAVIALLRSQNKDVLATAHAGLNALHSDTKSKAAYLAAFDAFKDSGRLSSCVHPLQEMAVSNEGIASVWADAGLVLLSQQKKLSPEVQAIVAKSVDSGWSDRPRQRLEAVYLANDRRAEEKIIELLASNDPQVSGAAQRIANAWQIKAQMPSGPKLKTMKPEEIIAQVMKKKGDVKRGEQLFAKLTCNRCHTVDPNEKPIGPYLPQVAKTYRREQLAESVLLPSKTFAQGFVTNIFLLDDGRVMTAFITSEAADEIIIRDEQGNEHKLDPDAIDARKKSEVSVMPKGLTDEITLDEFTSLIDYLQSLAAKAPDAK; translated from the coding sequence ATGAAACGCACTTCGCTCGCTCTGCTGCTTGTCTGTCTGATCATCACCTCGGCCCAAGCTCAGACGGCTCCCAAGCCGATCAAGGCCCTACTAGTGACCGGCGGTTGCTGTCACGACTACGACAATCAGAAGAACCTGATCAAAATCGGCCTAGAAGAACGAGCGCTGATGGAAGTAACGGTGGTTCATCAAGGGGGCTCCACCACCGATACGAAGATTCCGCTTTATCAAGATCCGGATTGGGCCAAGGGATACGATATCATCCTGCACGACGAGTGCTTTGCTGGCGTCAACGATCCTGCTTGGACGGCTCGCGTGTTAAAGCCGCATCAAGAAGGCGTGCCAGGCGTAGTGATTCACTGTGCGATGCATTGTTATCGCGACAAGACGGATCAATGGTTCAAGTTTTGCGGCGTCACCTCGCATGGTCATGGGGCTCAATATCCGCACGAGGTTTTGAACGTCGACGCCGAACATCCCATCATGGAGGGGTTTGGCGCCGCGTGGGCTAATCCTCAGGGAGAGCTGTATCACATCGCCAAGCTGTGGCCCGACGCCCACTCGTTGGGAGTCGCCAAAAATCAAGACAACGGCAAAGCCGAGACTTGCGTTTGGGTCAATCAATATGGAGACACGCGCGTTTTTGGCACCACGCTGGGACACCACAACGAAACGGTCAGCGCTGACAAGTTTCTCGATCTGTTGACGCGCGGCGCGCTCTGGGCCTGCGACAAGCTAAACGCCGACTATCTAAAGCCGGAAATGCCGAAACTGGTTCCGGTCAACCTGGCGCAGGGAAAACCGACGACCGCTTCGAGTGAAGAGACCGGTAAAAGTAACTTCAAGCAACTTGCTGTCGACGGCGATCCGGCGACTCGCTGGTGCGCCGGAAACGGCAGTGCGCCTCAGTGGTTGATCGTCGACCTCGAAACGCCGCAATCGATTCATGGCTGTAAGATTGATTGGGAGTCGGATCAAACGATCTATCGCTATACGGTCGACGTCTCTTCGGATCAAAACGTCTGGAAGACCGTCGTTGATCGATCCCAGAATGACGGAGACCGCAATCACCAATTTGACTTTGCGGCCGATGACGTTCGTTATGTTCGCGTGCAATATCTCGGCAGCAACACCGGTGGTTGGGGAAGCGTTCGTGAGCTCTCCGTCTTCGGCGACCAGTGGACGACAATTGATCCGGTCGCGGACGCTGACAGCGCCGATGCCGAGCTGCTGGCGAAAGTAAAAGTGCCGGAGGAGTTTGACGTCACGCTGTTCGCAGCTCCGCCGGCGGTCACCTATCCGGTCTATGTAGCCGCCGCGCCCGATGGCGTCGTTTACGTTTCGGTCGACAAAAATGGCTCGCTCGACCGCAAGCTGAATCGCGGCGCCATCTATCGCCTGCGCGATATTGATGGAGACGGACGTGCGGATGAATCGAAGTTGTTCGTGTCGGATGTGGACTCGCCGCGGGGACTGGTTTGGGATCGTGATCGCTTGTACGTGATGCACCCGCCGCATTTGAGCGCTTTCATCGATCATGACGGCGACGGCGTTGCGGACGAAGAAAAAGTGCTGGTCAAAAATATCGCCTTTGATTTCAAAGATCGGCCGGCCGATCACACGTCCAACGGCGTGACCCTGGGTATCGACGGTTGGCTTTATCTGGCGATCGGCGACTTTGGATTTATGGAGGCCGAAGGCGCCGATGGGACCAAGTTGCAATTCCGCTATGGCGGCGTCATTCGCGTTCGTCCCGATGGCAGCGGATTGCAAGTCTACTCACGCGGCACGCGCAACATTCTGGAAGTGGCGCTCGATCCGCGACTGAACGGGTTTACTCGCGACAACACCAACGACGGCGGCGGCTGGGATATTCGCCTGCATCATTTCAGCGGGCACGAAACGCATGGTTACCCGCGACTTTATATGAACTTTGGCGATGAGATCGTGCAACCGTTGGCTGATTACGGCGGCGGTTCTGGCTGCGGCGCTTTGTACTTGAGCGAACCTGGTTTTCCGGGTGAATATGGGGATGCGATCTACACGGCCGATTGGGGCCGCAGCATGATCTATCGCCATCTGCCGAAAGCCAGCGGCGCCACGTTCACTGCGGACCAAGAGGAATTCATCAAACTGCCGCGAGTGACCGATTTGGACGTCGACGCGCAGGGTAACATCTACGCAACCAGCTGGGATGGGGCCACGTTTACTTATAACGGTGAGCATGTCGGCTCGCTGATTCGCGTGACCCCCAAGGGATATCAGGCTAAACCGGTCCCTGATTTTCTAACGGCGACCGCGGAAGAACTGGTGAAGCTGATCGCCGATTCGGCCAGCCATCGCATTCGCTTAGCGGCTCAGCGAGAACTACTGGCCCGCAATGTCGATGATGCGTCGGTCGCCGCTTTGACCAAGCTGGTTGAAAACAAATCGGCGCCGCTCGACAATCGGGTCGCGGCAATCTTCACGCTCAAGCAATGGCTCGGCCAGAAAAGCCATGCGATTTTGGCCAGAGTCGCTGCTGACGAAAGCATGCGAGCCTTTGCGATTCGCGCGTTGACCGATCGTTGGGATCAACAAACGGAAATTCCGGTTAACCTGCTGCTGGAGAGCTTATCGTCGAGCGATGCTCGGACGCAGCTTGAAGCGATCGTTGGCTTAACTCGTTTGGGCGACGTCAAAAATGGCGCTGCGATAACGGCCTATTTGGACCATCAAGATCCGATCATCGCGCATACCGCCGTGCAAGCGCTGATCAAGTTGCAAGCCGCGGGCGCCGCCCTGGCGGTGATCGACAATCCCCAAGCGTCGTCTGCTCAGCGAACCGGAGCGATTCGCGTGGTGCAATCGTTGCACGACGCCGATGTCGTCACCGCATTGATCGAACGTTTGGCGAAAGAGCAAGACGCCGCGCGTCGCAGTGATCTGCTGATCGCGCTCTGCCGACTTTACAATCATGAAGGCAAGTGGACCGGGCAAAGCTGGGGAACGCGTCCCGATACGCGCGGTCCCTATTATCAGCCGGAGCCATGGAGCGAGTCGCCGCGCATCGCCGCCGCGCTGAAGAATCAGTTGGAATCTCTTTCGCCGACCGACGCCGAGTTTCTGCTGAAACAATTGGCCCGTCATCGCGTCGATCTCGACGGCAGTTTGCAACTTGTGTTGACTCGCGCCGCCGCTGACGCTCAGTTTATTCCCGCTGCCGTCACCAAGATCGCGGCCGGCGATTCGCTGCCCAGCGAAGCGATTCCGTTGCTCGAAAAAGTAGTTGCCGATGAAACCGCGGAAGCGGCCGTGAAATCGGCGGCGGTCATTGCTTTGCTACGTTCACAGAACAAAGACGTTTTGGCTACTGCTCACGCCGGTCTGAATGCGCTGCATAGCGACACGAAGTCGAAGGCTGCTTATCTGGCGGCGTTTGATGCGTTTAAAGATTCGGGACGCTTGAGCAGTTGCGTTCATCCCTTGCAAGAGATGGCCGTCTCCAACGAGGGGATCGCATCGGTGTGGGCCGACGCCGGCCTGGTTTTGCTTTCGCAACAGAAAAAGCTTTCTCCGGAAGTGCAAGCAATCGTCGCGAAGTCGGTTGACTCTGGCTGGAGCGATCGTCCGCGTCAACGACTCGAGGCCGTCTATCTGGCGAATGATCGTCGAGCCGAAGAGAAAATCATCGAACTGCTCGCGTCCAACGATCCCCAAGTCAGCGGCGCCGCGCAGCGGATCGCCAACGCCTGGCAGATCAAAGCCCAAATGCCGAGCGGACCAAAGCTGAAGACGATGAAGCCGGAAGAAATCATCGCCCAGGTGATGAAGAAGAAAGGGGATGTCAAGCGAGGCGAGCAGCTCTTCGCCAAGCTTACCTGCAATCGTTGCCATACGGTCGATCCGAACGAAAAGCCGATCGGTCCTTACTTGCCGCAGGTCGCCAAAACTTACAGGCGTGAGCAATTGGCCGAATCGGTGCTGCTGCCGAGCAAAACGTTCGCGCAAGGTTTTGTCACCAATATCTTTTTGCTGGACGATGGACGCGTCATGACGGCGTTTATCACCAGCGAAGCTGCCGACGAAATTATCATTCGTGACGAACAAGGGAATGAGCACAAGCTTGACCCGGATGCGATCGATGCTCGCAAGAAGAGCGAGGTCTCTGTGATGCCCAAGGGACTGACTGACGAGATAACGCTGGACGAGTTCACCTCGCTGATCGACTATCTGCAATCGTTGGCCGCAAAGGCTCCAGACGCCAAGTAA